AAGAAATATCGTCTACTAAACCATCAAAAAATCAAGATTTGGAAAGTTTTAAGgaagaatatttaaagaaattagatGATGTTAAAAGTGTGGCTCAAGATATTAAAGAGAGTGTTGCAGATTTTCGACAACAATTGTTATGCCAAAAGCAACAACAACATAACGAAATGGGTGATAAAGAAGTTTTGACGCCCGTAAGAGATTGTAATCCGATTGATAACGATGGTGATGTCGTTACCGAATCAAAAATGACCAATAATTCAAGTAAGTCATACAATTCGAAAGGAGGTACGGTATTGAATAATATCGATTATACGTTATATGAAAATGGAATGAATGGGGTAACAAATAGCACTCCGATTACTTATGGAGGATGTCGAAAAAAAGAtgagaaaatatcaaaatcagaATCGGAAAGAATTCCAGCTTCTAACTTTAATGATAACGATGTAAAAGCaacaataacaaatgaaaaatgcgAAACATGCCATGGTTATCTTATGCAAAAAAAGTTTCACGACAATCTGAAACATTTCGATGATACAACCAATGAAACTGTACATTTTTCATCTGCTGAGCGTCAGGTAAAAAAGCAAAGAATATTACATGatactaaaaatttgatgaaaacacACAAACATTGATTGAAAACACACAAACATTGATTATAGTTTGCAGAACAAACGCCAGAGTGCAAATGTATAAAAGATGAAAATGCGCATGAACAAAATGGtgacaaaattaatcaaattgacGATGATGAAAATATAGTAACGAAAGAGAGTCAAACAATACTTTATCCATTGATGGTGAAATCAAAATCGGATCAATGTATGAAACATTGGGAACCTGAAAAACTAAGGATTGTGGAACATTCGAAACATCAAAAACAGTCTGTGTGTTGTCTCCATAAGATTTCCTCAACGAATCAAGTTAGTCATCAATGTGCCTCTAAACAATATTCAACATCGAAATGTTACTTCGAAGAATCGAAAGTAGTTAAATGTGTTGTTCAACAACATAATACAACGATTACATCAGATGATGTCATAGAGACAACTGAAGATCCAATTGATGCAGATACAATTGTATCATATTTTGTGAAACGAGTTAAAGATTTAAAAGATCAATGTCGAAGATATCGTTCTATGAAAGATGTTTTACAAAAACGCGTAGAGGAATATTCGGGAATTTATACTAAAGAAAATAGTTTAGTTTGTTGAGTCTTTTTCGGGtcttttgttttcttaaaaaaaaaattttttttatacatttttgctTGTCATATGttgtcatttaatattttttgaagtaaaaggttttaattgaatgatAAAATCTTCGTTTATGATCACTTTTTTTTCTTGCAGGTTGGAAATTAAAAAGTAGTTTGTTCAAACTTTGATGGGTTTTAGGCCAAAGCTCAAAATTTGAGACGTCAACTATGAcgaattcaaaaaatgtattttgtttagATAAAGATTTTCGTTTTCCTctattatgtttttgtaaacatttgtattaatcaaattattaataaaattgtatttgcgAATTAAAAACTGATGACCCCAAGTACCTCTGTTAAAGTTCCTTGACGACAGCAAAATCCACATGCTGCGCTTGTACCAGCTATCCAGCCGCCATTACATACATCTTGTCGCTAGCCCTCTACTATAAAATGGTGACCTCCTAAGGGATTGCGTATCCCACTTTCAGTGTTCCTCGTCTAGACAAACAGACATAACGAATCAATAGTATCtaatacatacaaaaatgtcaGGGAATGCAGGATTTGAGTGGtggaaagttcaaaaatttacgACTTCGAGTAAATTTTGTCTAATTCGTGATGATTCTTTCTATCGGATTATATAAGTTCTATTAGAACCTACTtcgtaatatatatttttagacctACTTCTTATTCTACCccggtggaaaaaatatttgaagaaagaataagtcttaaaaactcttaaaaatttttagaaattctgaaaagtcttaggaacttgaGACTTTctgagtttctaagactttttaagAGTTTTTAAGACTTATCTTTCTTCAAACATTTCTTCTCCAAGGGtggtgttaatatttttttgaatggcTTGGTCCATCGAATTCTTActttaaggtgtttcgataccaaaacggaAGTGttacaaaaactgaaattttgtatgtcaattaatgagtatttggTACGCCTCctgaataaataagtaaaattcaagtcgattctctgtagagtttacgataaattattaaaaacagcctttTTTACAtgatggtatatgaagaagtcggtTTTCTAgacaataagtgcttttaaaaatgttttatcatttacataaaaaaattttatcaatactcctcataatttttaatttt
This genomic interval from Chrysoperla carnea chromosome 1, inChrCarn1.1, whole genome shotgun sequence contains the following:
- the LOC123305081 gene encoding uncharacterized protein LOC123305081, whose protein sequence is MSQNYFYNRNGYYDKSSYRPDIDNFCLDNYPARMTSSSTACGAASDLSYRRDLVRLRQKLEERHNRIMQEKAAFQMFNEFKENFFKTYGDASISTSTSIPVQSQQPQLLNLQTFPEKESYGISSAYSSNVNLTSPVLSTPTVLAPPVYYPPLQNVPRQIPTIPTTSISEECGYDTTTASIVKYIEHIHNLESEKEVFETVVKALIEYQKRKTAKTNASNIKLIPEEISSTKPSKNQDLESFKEEYLKKLDDVKSVAQDIKESVADFRQQLLCQKQQQHNEMGDKEVLTPVRDCNPIDNDGDVVTESKMTNNSSKSYNSKGGTVLNNIDYTLYENGMNGVTNSTPITYGGCRKKDEKISKSESERIPASNFNDNDVKATITNEKCETCHGYLMQKKFHDNLKHFDDTTNETVHFSSAERQFAEQTPECKCIKDENAHEQNGDKINQIDDDENIVTKESQTILYPLMVKSKSDQCMKHWEPEKLRIVEHSKHQKQSVCCLHKISSTNQVSHQCASKQYSTSKCYFEESKVVKCVVQQHNTTITSDDVIETTEDPIDADTIVSYFVKRVKDLKDQCRRYRSMKDVLQKRVEEYSGIYTKENSLVC